A single region of the Mus caroli chromosome 16, CAROLI_EIJ_v1.1, whole genome shotgun sequence genome encodes:
- the LOC110311774 gene encoding interferon-induced transmembrane protein 1-like isoform X1 codes for MGPALLRKLLHLFNLQHLKAPNCLKNQEMPKDQQEVVVLGTPHTSTSSITTIITMPEISKPDYVVWSMFNTLFMNFCCLGFIAYAYSVKSRDRKMVGDMSGAQAFASTARCLNISCLILTVLLVIIFITFFATRSYYPRLP; via the exons ATGGGCCCGGCGTTGCTGAGGAAGCTGCTCCATCTCTTCAATCTCCAGCACCTGAAAGCTCCCAACTG CCTCAAAAACCAAGAGATGCCTAAGGATCAGCAAGAGGTGGTTGTACTGGGGACACCCCACACCTCAACTTCTTCGATAACCACCATAATCACCATGCCTGAGATCTCCAAGCCTGATTATGTGGTCTGGTCTATGTTCAATACACTCTTCATGAACTTCTGCTGCCTGGGTTTCATAGCCTATGCCTACTCTGTGAAGTCTAGGGACAGGAAGATGGTGGGTGATATGTCTGGGGCCCAGGCCTTCGCCTCCACTGCCAGGTGCCTGAACATCAGCTGCCTGATCCTCACCGTCCTCCTGGTCATCATCTTCATCACTTTCTTTGCCACTAGAAG CTACTACCCCCGGCTTCCTTGA
- the LOC110311774 gene encoding interferon-induced transmembrane protein 1-like isoform X2, which produces MPKDQQEVVVLGTPHTSTSSITTIITMPEISKPDYVVWSMFNTLFMNFCCLGFIAYAYSVKSRDRKMVGDMSGAQAFASTARCLNISCLILTVLLVIIFITFFATRSYYPRLP; this is translated from the exons ATGCCTAAGGATCAGCAAGAGGTGGTTGTACTGGGGACACCCCACACCTCAACTTCTTCGATAACCACCATAATCACCATGCCTGAGATCTCCAAGCCTGATTATGTGGTCTGGTCTATGTTCAATACACTCTTCATGAACTTCTGCTGCCTGGGTTTCATAGCCTATGCCTACTCTGTGAAGTCTAGGGACAGGAAGATGGTGGGTGATATGTCTGGGGCCCAGGCCTTCGCCTCCACTGCCAGGTGCCTGAACATCAGCTGCCTGATCCTCACCGTCCTCCTGGTCATCATCTTCATCACTTTCTTTGCCACTAGAAG CTACTACCCCCGGCTTCCTTGA